The genomic region CCTGCTTGAAGATGTTGACGGGACAGACCTCCACGAGCTTCTTCGCGAGCGCCGCGTCCTTGGCGACCTCGGGGGCGACCTTCACGTCGATGAACATGCCCGGCATGGCTCAGGCTCCCACGGTGGCGAGGCGCTCCTTCAGGAGCGCGGGGATCTCTTCGATGCGCTCGGCCACCGAGATGCCGGCGGCGCGCATGCGCTCGATCTTGTCGGCGGTCGTGTCGGCCTTGCCTTCCACGATGGTGCCCGCGTGACCGAAGCGCATGCCGGGCATCTCGTCCATGAAGCGGCCCGCCATGAAGGCGACGATCGGGAGGCGCGACTTGTGCTCGCGGACCCAGTCGGCGAGCTCGGCCTCCATGCGGCCGCCGGGCTCGGAGTAGATCGCGATGGCCTTCGTGTCGCGATCGGCCTCGAAGAGCGGCATCAGCTCGGCGTAGGTCGAGCCGATGACGGCGTCGCCGCCGATCGACACGCACGTCGATTGGCCGAGGCCCGCGGCGGAGAGCGTGTTCGCGATCTCCGTCGTCATGCCGCCGGACCTGGACATGACGCCGATCGGCCCCTTCTTGAAGGCCCGGCGCACGTTCACGGCCGGTCCCCCGAGGCCGCCCACCTTCGCCTCGTCGGGCGAGAGGACGCCCAGGCAGTTGGGACCGATGATGCGCGCGCCACGGAGCTTCGCGAACTCCACCATCTGCGCCACCTCGCCGCGCGGGATGCGCTCGGTGACGATGACGACGAGCTTCACGCCGGCGTCGATCGCCTCGAAGACGGCGTCGCGCGTGAAGCGCGGCGGGACGGTGACGATCGACGCGTCGACGTGCCGTGTGCTCGTGATGTCGCGCACGCAGTCGTGGACCGGCACGCCGTACACGTCGCGTCCGGCGCGTCCGGGCGTGACGCCGCCGACGATCTTGGTGCCGTAGTCGAGCCCTTCGCGCGTGAGGTTCACCGCCTCGCGGCCCGTGATCCCCTGGATGATGACGGTGGTGTCCTTGTTGATGAGGATCGACATGCGTGGCGGCGACGGGCGGAACGCCGAACGGCCCGGGCACGTAACA from Candidatus Eisenbacteria bacterium harbors:
- a CDS encoding CoA-binding protein, which gives rise to MSILINKDTTVIIQGITGREAVNLTREGLDYGTKIVGGVTPGRAGRDVYGVPVHDCVRDITSTRHVDASIVTVPPRFTRDAVFEAIDAGVKLVVIVTERIPRGEVAQMVEFAKLRGARIIGPNCLGVLSPDEAKVGGLGGPAVNVRRAFKKGPIGVMSRSGGMTTEIANTLSAAGLGQSTCVSIGGDAVIGSTYAELMPLFEADRDTKAIAIYSEPGGRMEAELADWVREHKSRLPIVAFMAGRFMDEMPGMRFGHAGTIVEGKADTTADKIERMRAAGISVAERIEEIPALLKERLATVGA